A single region of the Enterobacter cloacae complex sp. R_G8 genome encodes:
- the guaD gene encoding guanine deaminase has product MDYQTAIRGAFFDIAQVCDSADLIADHARYQEDGLLFIHHGKIVALMAWQEGEQYLDPHKSYTDLRGKLLLPGFIDTHVHYPQTEMIGAFGEQLLEWLTTYTFPVESQFADESYAKEIAEFFINQLVSHGTTTALVFCTLHPESVDALFTEASRLNMRLIAGKVMMDRHTPDYLTETAQQSYRQTRELIQRWHHHGRLGYAITPRFAPTSSPELLAAVRLLREEFPDTWLQTHLSENPNEVAWVNDLWPEHERYLDVYHHYGLTGERSVFAHGIHLHHSEWQCLHDTGSAVAFCPTSNLFLGSGLFRLPACWQHKVRMGIGTDVGAGTTFSMLRTLGEAYKVGQLQSYRLRASEAFYHATLGGAHALRLDDNIGNFAPGKEADFIVIDPAVTPLQRLRSGRCKDIYEQLFVLMTLGDERNISQTWVNGEPVWSAAAVG; this is encoded by the coding sequence ATGGATTACCAGACTGCGATACGCGGTGCATTTTTCGATATCGCCCAGGTCTGCGACAGTGCAGACCTGATTGCCGACCATGCGCGCTACCAGGAGGACGGCCTGCTGTTTATTCACCACGGGAAAATCGTGGCGCTCATGGCCTGGCAGGAGGGAGAGCAATATCTTGACCCGCACAAGAGTTACACCGACCTGCGCGGCAAACTGCTGTTGCCCGGTTTTATCGATACTCACGTTCATTATCCGCAGACGGAGATGATCGGCGCCTTCGGCGAGCAACTGCTGGAGTGGCTGACCACCTACACGTTCCCGGTGGAGAGCCAGTTTGCTGACGAGAGCTACGCAAAAGAGATCGCGGAATTTTTCATAAATCAGCTGGTGAGCCACGGCACCACCACCGCGCTGGTGTTTTGCACGCTGCATCCTGAATCGGTCGATGCGCTGTTTACCGAAGCATCGCGCCTGAATATGCGCCTTATCGCCGGGAAGGTGATGATGGACCGGCACACCCCGGACTACCTGACCGAAACGGCACAACAGAGCTACCGACAGACACGGGAGCTGATCCAGCGCTGGCACCACCATGGACGGCTGGGGTATGCCATTACGCCACGCTTTGCGCCCACTTCGTCACCGGAACTGCTTGCGGCGGTGCGTTTACTCCGAGAGGAGTTTCCGGACACCTGGCTGCAGACCCATCTGAGCGAAAACCCGAACGAAGTGGCCTGGGTTAATGACCTGTGGCCGGAGCATGAACGTTATCTGGATGTGTACCACCACTATGGCCTCACCGGTGAACGCAGCGTGTTTGCTCACGGGATCCATCTCCACCACAGCGAGTGGCAGTGCCTGCATGACACCGGTTCGGCGGTGGCGTTTTGCCCAACGTCCAACCTGTTTCTTGGCAGCGGGCTGTTTCGGTTACCCGCCTGCTGGCAGCACAAGGTGCGGATGGGTATCGGCACCGACGTTGGCGCGGGCACCACCTTCAGTATGCTGCGCACGCTGGGGGAAGCTTACAAGGTGGGTCAGTTGCAGAGCTACCGCCTGCGCGCCAGCGAGGCCTTTTATCATGCCACGCTGGGTGGCGCGCATGCCCTGCGTCTGGATGACAACATTGGCAACTTCGCACCGGGCAAAGAGGCCGATTTTATCGTGATCGACCCGGCCGTCACCCCGCTTCAGCGCCTGCGCAGCGGGCGCTGCAAGGATATCTACGAGCAGCTGTTTGTGCTGATGACCCTGGGCGACGAGCGTAATATCAGCCAAACCTGGGTCAACGGCGAGCCAGTGTGGTCAGCTGCCGCGGTAGGTTGA
- the hpxW gene encoding oxamate amidohydrolase: MQSNVSVHGMAVAPHHLASQSALSVLRDGGSAIEAMVAAAATIAVVYPHMNGLGGDGFWLIVPPGGEPIAIDASGAAGSLATLAAYGDLTHIPHRGPRAALTVAGTVSGWEEALKVSHALTGKALPLTRLLADAIDYARNGTPVTASQASATASKFDELKDLPGFAETWLVDGKPPEVGSRFYQPALASTLTQLAEEGLESFYRGPLAARLARGMETLGLPITLADLNAHVARRTTPLKLAHQQGEVWNLAPPTQGLVSLAILGITDRLAMADADDAGTVHRIVEATKLAFGLRDAHITDPRELKTDIQSLLDPAALQALADRVDDNHAAPWGTGKGPGDTVWMGVMDNSGLAVSFIQSIYYEFGSGVVLPDTGIVWQNRGASFSLDSAHLLALAPGKQPFHTLNPAAARLNDGRVMVYGSMGGDGQPQTQATLFTRYVVQGLPLQESISRPRWLLGRTWGQTSDTLKVEGRFSPETIARLQALGHEVEIFPDFSEAMGHAGAIVRHPNGLFEGAFDPRSNGAAAGY, from the coding sequence ATGCAAAGTAATGTCTCCGTACACGGAATGGCGGTTGCCCCCCATCATCTTGCCAGCCAGAGCGCACTGTCGGTGCTGCGCGACGGCGGTAGCGCGATTGAAGCGATGGTCGCGGCGGCGGCCACCATTGCCGTGGTCTATCCCCATATGAATGGCCTGGGCGGCGATGGCTTCTGGCTTATCGTCCCCCCCGGCGGCGAACCGATTGCCATCGATGCCAGCGGCGCGGCGGGATCGCTGGCGACGCTTGCCGCCTATGGCGATCTGACACACATTCCCCACCGCGGGCCCCGTGCGGCGCTGACCGTGGCGGGTACCGTCAGTGGCTGGGAGGAGGCGCTTAAGGTCTCACACGCGCTGACGGGCAAGGCCCTGCCGCTGACGCGTTTGCTGGCAGATGCCATTGACTATGCCCGCAACGGCACGCCGGTCACGGCCTCGCAGGCCAGCGCCACCGCCAGTAAATTCGACGAACTGAAAGACCTGCCCGGCTTCGCGGAAACCTGGCTGGTTGACGGCAAACCACCGGAGGTCGGCAGCCGGTTTTATCAACCGGCGCTGGCCTCCACGCTGACACAACTTGCCGAAGAGGGTCTGGAGAGCTTTTATCGCGGCCCGCTGGCGGCGCGTCTGGCCCGTGGGATGGAGACGCTCGGCCTGCCGATTACGCTGGCCGATTTGAACGCGCATGTCGCCCGGCGCACCACGCCGCTGAAATTAGCACATCAGCAGGGTGAGGTCTGGAACCTCGCCCCGCCGACGCAGGGGCTGGTATCGCTGGCGATCCTCGGCATTACCGACCGTCTGGCAATGGCCGATGCCGACGACGCCGGGACGGTTCATCGTATTGTGGAAGCCACCAAACTGGCCTTTGGCCTGCGAGATGCCCACATCACCGACCCGCGCGAGCTGAAAACCGATATTCAGAGCCTGCTGGATCCTGCGGCGCTTCAGGCGCTCGCCGACCGGGTTGACGATAACCATGCCGCGCCGTGGGGCACCGGCAAAGGCCCCGGCGATACGGTGTGGATGGGGGTGATGGATAACAGCGGCCTGGCCGTGTCGTTTATCCAGAGCATTTATTACGAGTTCGGCAGCGGCGTGGTGCTCCCGGATACCGGTATCGTCTGGCAGAACCGGGGGGCGTCGTTCAGCCTCGATTCCGCACATCTTCTGGCCCTCGCGCCGGGCAAACAGCCGTTCCATACCCTGAACCCGGCCGCGGCGCGTCTGAACGACGGACGGGTAATGGTCTACGGCTCCATGGGCGGTGACGGTCAGCCGCAAACCCAGGCCACGCTCTTTACCCGCTATGTGGTGCAGGGTCTGCCGCTGCAGGAGAGCATCTCCCGTCCGCGCTGGCTGCTGGGGCGCACCTGGGGACAAACCTCAGACACCTTAAAAGTGGAAGGCCGGTTTTCCCCTGAGACGATCGCACGCCTGCAGGCGCTCGGCCACGAGGTGGAGATCTTCCCGGACTTTAGCGAAGCCATGGGCCACGCGGGGGCGATTGTCCGCCACCCGAACGGGCTGTTTGAAGGCGCGTTCGACCCGCGCAGCAACGGTGCCGCCGCCGGATACTGA
- the hpxU gene encoding MurR/RpiR family transcriptional regulator HpxU, translating to MEQLDERLKAQYASLSPQEQRVADFIFDHFDDLISYNSAELAQLSGVSKATVSRLFKRLGYEKYKDMRDELRTLRQSGMPLTDNRDAVQGNTLLARHYKQEMANLTQWVNALDAQQFADAMACMVKARRIVIIGMRNAYPAALHLRQQLLQARGQVLVLPQPGQSLSEELVDLTPDDLVVMMAFRRRPRIIRPLLQQLQGSGIPVLLMCEPQAHSLFPLASWQLCAPLDSVSAYDSYASVNSLINLLANAFLHEILDKGRPRIHEIATLYQHLDELEQR from the coding sequence ATGGAACAGCTTGATGAACGACTGAAAGCACAATACGCGTCACTATCGCCGCAGGAGCAGCGGGTGGCGGATTTTATTTTCGACCACTTCGACGATCTGATCAGCTACAACAGCGCCGAGCTGGCGCAGCTGAGCGGGGTGTCGAAAGCCACGGTGAGCCGCCTGTTTAAGCGTCTGGGCTATGAGAAGTATAAGGACATGCGTGATGAGCTGCGTACCCTGCGCCAGAGCGGTATGCCGCTGACCGACAACCGCGACGCGGTGCAGGGCAACACGCTGCTGGCGCGTCACTATAAGCAGGAGATGGCCAACCTGACCCAGTGGGTGAATGCTCTGGATGCCCAGCAGTTTGCCGACGCGATGGCGTGCATGGTAAAGGCGCGGCGCATTGTCATTATCGGGATGCGTAACGCCTATCCGGCGGCGCTGCACCTGCGTCAGCAACTGCTGCAGGCGCGCGGGCAGGTGCTGGTACTGCCGCAGCCGGGGCAGAGCCTGAGCGAAGAGCTGGTGGATCTCACCCCCGACGATCTGGTGGTGATGATGGCCTTTCGCCGCCGACCGCGCATTATCCGTCCGCTGCTGCAGCAGCTTCAGGGCAGCGGTATCCCGGTGCTGCTGATGTGCGAGCCGCAGGCGCACAGCCTGTTTCCGCTGGCGAGCTGGCAGCTTTGTGCCCCGCTGGACAGCGTCTCGGCCTATGACAGCTACGCCTCGGTCAATAGCCTGATCAACCTGCTGGCGAATGCCTTCCTGCATGAAATCCTCGATAAAGGCCGTCCGCGCATTCATGAGATCGCCACCCTGTATCAGCACTTGGACGAGCTCGAACAACGATAA
- a CDS encoding AtzE family amidohydrolase, translating to MRLHEMSISAIQQALSAGELSAREIARQTLEDIARINPQINAWTAVTDARMLAEAENIDTLRREKRPLPPLAGVPYAVKNLFDVAGHTTLAGAELFSKRSAASADSFAVRQLRSAGGLLSGMVNMDAYAYGFTTENSHYGATRNPHDLTRIAGGSSGGSAAAVAAGLVHFSLGTDTNGSIRVPASLCGIYGLKPTFGRLSRSGSHPFVASLDHIGPFARRVCDLASVYDALQGRDTCDPFQAESSREQTRPLLDRGLDGLRCAVLGGYFSTWCNDDAREAVARVARALDVQEELQFPDAELARSAAFIISASEGGNQYLPSLRREPARFEPHSRERLLAGAMIPSAWYIQAQRFRAHARQACKVLFEQADVLIAPATPRSATTIGEQTMEINGEPLPVRASMGMLTQPISFLGLPVTTVPLRTARGAPIGLQLIAAPFNEQACLRVARVLEASGITDARPAEMAP from the coding sequence ATGAGGCTACACGAGATGAGTATCAGCGCGATCCAGCAGGCGCTGAGTGCAGGCGAATTAAGCGCCCGCGAGATCGCCCGTCAGACGCTGGAGGATATAGCGCGCATCAACCCGCAGATCAACGCCTGGACGGCGGTGACCGACGCGCGGATGCTGGCCGAGGCAGAAAATATCGACACCCTGCGCCGGGAAAAGCGCCCGCTGCCGCCGCTGGCGGGCGTGCCTTACGCGGTAAAAAACCTGTTTGATGTGGCCGGGCACACCACCCTCGCCGGAGCCGAGCTGTTCAGCAAGCGTTCCGCTGCCAGCGCAGACAGCTTTGCGGTTCGCCAGCTACGCAGCGCGGGAGGACTGTTGTCCGGGATGGTCAATATGGATGCCTATGCCTACGGCTTTACCACGGAAAACAGCCACTACGGCGCCACGCGTAATCCGCACGATCTGACGCGCATTGCAGGCGGCTCCTCCGGTGGCTCTGCCGCCGCCGTCGCCGCCGGGCTGGTCCATTTTTCACTGGGTACCGACACCAACGGGTCGATTCGCGTCCCGGCATCCCTGTGCGGAATTTACGGCTTAAAACCGACCTTTGGCCGCCTGTCACGCTCCGGCAGCCACCCGTTTGTCGCCAGTCTCGATCATATTGGTCCGTTTGCCCGGCGCGTGTGCGATCTGGCGTCCGTGTACGATGCGCTGCAGGGACGAGACACCTGCGACCCTTTTCAGGCGGAGTCCTCACGCGAGCAGACGCGTCCCTTACTCGATCGCGGTCTGGATGGATTGCGTTGTGCGGTCCTCGGCGGCTATTTCAGCACGTGGTGTAATGATGATGCCCGGGAAGCCGTCGCGCGCGTGGCACGTGCTCTCGATGTCCAGGAGGAGCTTCAGTTCCCTGATGCGGAACTGGCCCGCTCTGCCGCATTCATCATCAGCGCCTCCGAAGGGGGGAACCAGTACCTGCCGTCTCTTCGCCGTGAGCCGGCGCGTTTCGAACCACACTCCCGCGAACGCCTGTTGGCAGGAGCGATGATCCCTTCCGCCTGGTATATTCAGGCCCAGCGTTTTCGCGCCCACGCCCGACAGGCCTGTAAGGTACTGTTTGAGCAGGCCGACGTGCTGATCGCCCCGGCAACGCCGCGCAGCGCCACGACGATCGGCGAGCAGACCATGGAGATTAACGGGGAGCCACTGCCGGTGCGTGCCAGCATGGGGATGCTGACGCAGCCGATTTCGTTTCTGGGTTTGCCCGTCACCACCGTTCCGCTACGCACCGCCCGGGGCGCGCCAATTGGTCTGCAGCTCATCGCAGCGCCGTTTAATGAACAAGCCTGCCTGCGCGTGGCGCGGGTCCTGGAAGCGAGCGGGATAACCGATGCCCGTCCTGCGGAGATGGCACCATGA
- the uraH gene encoding hydroxyisourate hydrolase — MSTLSTHILDISTGKPAQGVTVRLEQDAEIIATGVTNAQGRITEFVPVLPAGRYRLVAETGAWFSETGRDTLYPCAQIDFLIGETADEHFHLPFVIAPGGWSTYRGS; from the coding sequence ATGAGCACGCTCAGTACACATATTCTGGATATCTCGACGGGCAAACCCGCGCAGGGTGTGACGGTACGCCTTGAACAGGACGCGGAGATCATCGCAACTGGCGTGACCAACGCGCAGGGCCGCATCACCGAGTTTGTTCCCGTCCTGCCTGCGGGCCGCTATCGCCTGGTGGCCGAGACTGGCGCCTGGTTTAGCGAAACGGGGCGCGACACGCTCTATCCCTGTGCGCAGATTGATTTTCTCATCGGCGAAACGGCAGATGAGCACTTCCATCTGCCGTTTGTGATAGCCCCTGGCGGCTGGTCAACCTACCGCGGCAGCTGA
- the hpxZ gene encoding oxalurate catabolism protein HpxZ, with product MINHDDINLPWVVADVTAAFYRYEDALVSNNIAVLDELFWHDKNTVRLGAGENLYGIDEIRAFRAARPSAGLQRTLRNTVITTFGEDYAVCSTEFTREGTERIGRQQQTWVRFVYGWRIVAAQVSVMSS from the coding sequence ATGATCAATCACGACGACATTAACCTTCCCTGGGTGGTGGCGGATGTCACTGCCGCATTTTACCGCTACGAAGATGCGCTGGTGAGCAACAACATTGCGGTGCTGGATGAGCTGTTCTGGCACGACAAAAACACGGTGCGACTGGGCGCGGGGGAAAACCTCTACGGCATTGATGAAATCCGCGCCTTTCGCGCGGCACGGCCCTCCGCCGGGCTACAGCGAACGTTGCGCAATACCGTGATCACCACCTTCGGTGAGGATTATGCCGTGTGCAGCACCGAATTTACCCGCGAGGGGACGGAACGCATTGGCCGCCAGCAGCAGACGTGGGTGCGGTTTGTTTACGGGTGGCGCATTGTTGCGGCACAGGTGAGTGTGATGTCGTCGTAG
- the puuE gene encoding allantoinase PuuE, protein MRGYASNPPHAQWPDQARIAVQFVLNYEEGAENHVLHGDAGSEQFLSDIIGAASYPDKHMSMDSLYEYGSRAGFWRIHNEFQKRGLPLTVFGVAMALARHPEIVAAIKAADYDVVSHGWRWIHYQNMDINQEREHLQKAVHVLTDLFGKPPTGWYTGRDSPNTRQLVVEHGGFDYDSDYYGDDLPFWTEVACSDGSRKPHLIVPYTLDANDMRFATAQGFNTAEQFYTYLKDSFDVLYEEGESAPKMMSIGMHCRLLGRPGRFRALQRFLDYVQQHERVWVCTRQQIADHWRDVHPFQK, encoded by the coding sequence CTGCGAGGCTACGCCAGCAACCCGCCGCATGCGCAGTGGCCGGATCAGGCACGCATCGCCGTGCAGTTTGTGCTCAATTATGAAGAGGGGGCAGAAAACCACGTCCTGCACGGCGATGCCGGGTCGGAACAGTTTCTCTCGGACATCATTGGAGCGGCCAGCTATCCGGACAAACATATGTCCATGGACTCCCTGTACGAATACGGCAGCCGCGCCGGATTCTGGCGGATCCACAATGAATTTCAGAAACGCGGCCTGCCGCTGACGGTCTTTGGCGTGGCGATGGCGCTGGCGCGTCATCCGGAGATTGTCGCGGCGATCAAGGCGGCGGATTACGACGTGGTCAGCCACGGCTGGCGCTGGATCCACTATCAGAACATGGATATCAACCAGGAACGTGAGCATCTGCAGAAAGCGGTGCACGTGCTGACCGATCTGTTTGGCAAACCGCCTACGGGCTGGTACACCGGGCGCGACAGCCCCAACACGCGCCAACTGGTGGTTGAGCACGGCGGTTTTGACTACGACAGCGACTACTATGGCGACGACTTGCCCTTCTGGACGGAAGTGGCCTGCAGCGATGGCAGCCGTAAACCGCACCTGATCGTGCCCTACACGCTGGACGCGAACGACATGCGCTTCGCCACCGCCCAGGGGTTTAATACCGCTGAGCAGTTTTATACTTACCTGAAAGACAGCTTTGACGTGCTGTATGAAGAGGGCGAAAGTGCGCCGAAGATGATGTCCATCGGCATGCACTGCCGTCTGCTGGGGCGTCCGGGGCGTTTTCGCGCGCTGCAGCGGTTCCTGGATTATGTGCAGCAGCACGAGCGGGTCTGGGTCTGTACCCGCCAGCAAATTGCCGATCACTGGCGGGACGTGCATCCGTTTCAGAAATAA
- a CDS encoding NCS1 family nucleobase:cation symporter-1 — protein sequence MPNSQNTQHGTAADSGAVYSPRLCNEDLAPTRDQNWSWYNIFSFWMSDVHSMGGYVVAASFFTLGLASWQVLLCLLVGICIVQLCANLVAKPSQMAGVPYAVISRQAFGVFGANIPAVIRGLIAFAWYGIQTYLAANALMLVALKFWPSLSSLTTGAFLGLSHLGWICFAIMWVLQAMVFWHGMNAIKRFIDIAGPAVYVVMLALAGWIVYKTGFDGISFTLASKSLSAGEQTWQMITATALVVSYFSGPLLNFGDFSRYGKSMGEIRRGNRWGLPFNFLLFSIVTVVIVSGTQSLFGRMITDPIETVSRVGNDLAVAIGLLTMITATIGINIVANFVSPAFDFSNCSPQKISFRTGGMIAAVGSILLTPWNLFNSPELIHYTLDVLGAFIGPLFGILIADFYLIKRGKVSVDDLFDDTPKGKYWYRNGFNPKAIGALLPSVAVGLVISFIPALHEVANFSWFIGVFLGGVTYRWLAREEREGASAAHFTAREATQTIRQEP from the coding sequence ATGCCAAACAGTCAAAATACGCAACACGGTACGGCCGCTGATTCCGGTGCGGTTTACAGCCCACGGCTTTGCAATGAGGATCTGGCACCAACGCGTGACCAGAACTGGAGCTGGTACAACATCTTTTCGTTCTGGATGTCCGACGTCCACAGCATGGGGGGATACGTTGTCGCCGCGAGCTTCTTTACGCTCGGGCTGGCGAGCTGGCAGGTGTTGCTGTGCCTGCTGGTGGGGATTTGCATTGTGCAGCTGTGTGCCAACCTGGTGGCGAAGCCGAGCCAGATGGCGGGCGTGCCGTATGCGGTCATCAGCCGTCAGGCCTTTGGCGTCTTCGGGGCGAACATTCCGGCGGTGATCCGCGGGCTTATCGCCTTTGCCTGGTACGGCATTCAGACCTATCTGGCCGCTAACGCCCTGATGCTGGTGGCGCTGAAGTTCTGGCCGTCACTCTCGTCGCTCACCACCGGCGCGTTTCTCGGGCTGTCGCACCTGGGCTGGATCTGCTTTGCCATTATGTGGGTATTGCAGGCAATGGTCTTCTGGCACGGCATGAATGCCATCAAGCGCTTTATCGATATCGCCGGCCCGGCGGTGTATGTGGTGATGCTGGCGCTGGCAGGATGGATTGTATACAAGACCGGATTCGACGGGATCTCCTTCACCCTCGCCAGCAAATCCCTGAGCGCGGGCGAGCAGACCTGGCAGATGATCACCGCCACGGCGCTGGTGGTCTCCTACTTCTCAGGCCCGTTGCTCAACTTTGGGGATTTCTCCCGCTACGGCAAAAGCATGGGGGAAATCCGCCGTGGTAACCGCTGGGGCCTGCCGTTTAACTTCCTGCTGTTCTCCATCGTGACCGTGGTGATTGTCTCCGGTACCCAGTCGCTGTTTGGCCGCATGATCACCGACCCGATTGAAACCGTCAGCCGCGTGGGCAACGATCTGGCCGTGGCGATTGGTCTGCTGACCATGATCACCGCCACCATCGGGATCAACATCGTGGCCAACTTTGTCTCCCCGGCGTTTGATTTCTCTAACTGTTCCCCGCAGAAAATCAGCTTCCGCACCGGGGGCATGATTGCCGCTGTCGGCTCGATCCTGTTAACCCCGTGGAACCTGTTTAACTCACCGGAGCTTATTCATTACACCCTGGACGTACTGGGGGCATTTATCGGCCCACTGTTCGGGATTCTGATTGCCGACTTCTACCTGATTAAGCGTGGCAAAGTCTCCGTGGACGATCTGTTCGATGACACGCCAAAAGGGAAATACTGGTACCGCAACGGCTTTAACCCGAAAGCCATCGGTGCGCTGCTCCCCTCCGTTGCCGTCGGTCTGGTGATTAGCTTTATCCCGGCGCTGCATGAGGTGGCAAACTTTAGCTGGTTCATCGGCGTCTTCCTCGGCGGGGTAACCTACCGCTGGCTGGCGCGCGAGGAGCGCGAAGGGGCGTCCGCCGCTCACTTCACGGCACGCGAAGCCACGCAAACCATCAGACAGGAGCCATGA
- the hpxX gene encoding oxalurate catabolism protein HpxX produces MTTQQPDWHAYLAQMEAVLGVELDDARRAELQLQFSRIAAMAAPLMALPLDDRLEIAGVYKA; encoded by the coding sequence ATGACAACACAACAACCTGACTGGCATGCCTACCTGGCGCAGATGGAGGCCGTGCTGGGCGTTGAGCTGGATGACGCCCGCCGCGCGGAGCTTCAGCTGCAGTTTAGCCGCATTGCCGCCATGGCCGCCCCGCTGATGGCGCTGCCGCTTGATGACCGTCTGGAGATCGCAGGAGTATACAAAGCATGA
- a CDS encoding transporter substrate-binding domain-containing protein: MKKLLIALAGAVCLFTNLPVKADQLQDIEKRGTIRIAVPQDFPPFGSVGTDLQPQGYDIDMARYLAKQMKVKLQLVPVTSANRVPYLQTDKVDLVISSLGKNAEREKVIDFSRAYAPFFLGVFGPKGAELKDAAALSGKTIGVTRGAVEDMVLTSLAPKDADVKRYEDNNTTLSAYLSGQVQYVATGNLVVAAISRQNAEKAPVPSFMLKDSPCFIGLKKNEPALKAKVDALIEQGIKDGTLNGFSEQWLKAPLPASLGV; this comes from the coding sequence ATGAAAAAATTGTTGATTGCACTGGCCGGGGCCGTTTGTCTGTTCACTAACCTGCCTGTAAAGGCGGACCAGCTTCAGGATATCGAGAAACGCGGCACCATCCGCATTGCCGTTCCGCAGGATTTCCCGCCGTTCGGCTCGGTCGGGACCGATCTGCAGCCGCAGGGTTATGACATCGATATGGCGCGTTATCTGGCCAAACAGATGAAGGTCAAGCTGCAGCTGGTTCCGGTGACCAGCGCCAACCGCGTGCCGTATCTGCAAACCGATAAGGTGGACCTGGTGATCTCAAGCCTCGGGAAGAATGCGGAACGTGAAAAGGTGATCGATTTTAGCCGCGCCTATGCGCCGTTCTTCCTCGGCGTGTTTGGCCCGAAAGGCGCAGAACTGAAAGATGCCGCCGCCCTGAGCGGCAAAACCATCGGCGTGACGCGTGGTGCAGTGGAGGACATGGTGCTGACCAGCCTGGCGCCGAAAGACGCAGACGTAAAACGCTATGAGGACAACAACACCACGCTGTCGGCGTATCTGTCCGGACAGGTGCAGTATGTGGCCACCGGCAACCTTGTGGTGGCAGCCATCTCGCGCCAGAACGCGGAGAAAGCCCCGGTGCCGAGCTTTATGCTGAAAGATTCACCGTGCTTTATCGGTCTGAAGAAGAACGAACCGGCGCTGAAGGCGAAAGTGGATGCGCTGATTGAACAGGGTATTAAAGACGGCACTCTGAACGGCTTCTCTGAGCAGTGGCTCAAGGCGCCGCTGCCGGCAAGCCTTGGCGTGTAA
- the uraD gene encoding 2-oxo-4-hydroxy-4-carboxy-5-ureidoimidazoline decarboxylase, whose product MITLDDFNQRSQEEVLTLLHPCVAIPGWAEALVAGRPYPSRDDLFDAAQALTKSWDEHALTEALSAHPRIGEKPMGTQAEAALSRQEQGAVNHDDARLAEALRAGNARYESRFGRIFLIRAKGRSGEAILQALNARLENSDAQEVQAALDQLREITLLRLEGVIGA is encoded by the coding sequence ATGATAACACTGGACGATTTTAATCAACGGAGTCAGGAAGAGGTGCTTACGCTATTACACCCTTGCGTGGCCATCCCCGGCTGGGCCGAGGCGCTGGTCGCCGGGCGGCCTTATCCGAGCCGGGATGATCTGTTTGATGCGGCCCAGGCGCTGACGAAAAGCTGGGATGAACACGCGCTCACGGAGGCTCTGAGCGCGCATCCGCGCATCGGTGAGAAGCCCATGGGCACGCAGGCGGAGGCGGCGCTGTCGCGTCAGGAGCAGGGAGCGGTGAATCATGATGATGCCCGGCTTGCTGAGGCGTTGCGGGCAGGCAATGCCCGCTACGAAAGCCGTTTCGGGCGCATCTTTCTGATCCGCGCCAAAGGCCGCAGCGGGGAGGCGATCCTCCAGGCCCTGAACGCGCGGCTGGAAAACAGCGATGCGCAGGAGGTGCAGGCCGCACTGGATCAGCTGCGGGAAATTACCTTATTACGACTGGAAGGAGTCATTGGCGCATGA
- a CDS encoding GntR family transcriptional regulator: protein MNNVNSLHAAPDLQDKDESIFQALMTAIVEHQLLPGSKLPEEALAEVFGVSRTGIRKVLQRLAAVQMVTLTPKRGAHVASPTVEEARQIFRTRALLEVANLPDVLAHCQPPHLAALASIIRQEQQAHEVYDGPAAIRHSANFHIQLQAISGNQVLTEMVTRLSQRSSLVIATWGAPWRQGCRCNDHEQLVELLRQKALQPLSDALMHHFEHIVASLCFERAGECLPDFARLFASHKES, encoded by the coding sequence ATGAACAACGTGAACAGTCTGCACGCCGCGCCAGACCTGCAAGACAAAGACGAATCCATCTTTCAGGCGCTGATGACCGCGATTGTCGAACATCAGCTGCTACCGGGAAGCAAATTGCCGGAAGAGGCGCTGGCGGAGGTCTTTGGCGTGAGCCGTACGGGCATCCGTAAGGTGCTGCAGCGACTCGCCGCTGTGCAAATGGTCACCTTAACGCCCAAACGTGGTGCACACGTTGCCAGCCCGACGGTCGAAGAGGCCCGGCAGATCTTCCGCACCCGCGCGCTGCTGGAGGTCGCCAATCTGCCGGACGTGCTGGCGCACTGTCAGCCACCGCATCTGGCGGCGCTGGCGTCAATCATCCGTCAGGAGCAGCAGGCGCATGAGGTTTACGACGGCCCGGCGGCGATCCGCCACTCCGCAAATTTCCATATTCAGCTGCAGGCCATCTCCGGCAATCAGGTCCTGACGGAGATGGTGACCCGCCTGAGCCAGCGCTCTTCGCTGGTGATTGCCACCTGGGGCGCGCCGTGGCGTCAGGGGTGCCGCTGCAACGATCATGAACAGCTTGTGGAGCTGCTGCGCCAGAAAGCGCTGCAGCCATTGAGCGATGCCCTGATGCACCATTTTGAACATATCGTTGCCAGCCTCTGTTTCGAACGGGCGGGTGAGTGCCTGCCTGATTTTGCCCGGCTGTTCGCCAGCCACAAGGAGTCGTAA